Proteins encoded together in one Caldicellulosiruptor saccharolyticus DSM 8903 window:
- a CDS encoding ABC transporter ATP-binding protein, producing the protein MNCLLKVSNLKAIYLVREGTIKATDDVSFEIFENTAAAIVGESASGKSTIIEAMTRTLPPNGRILSGTVEYKGKDLLKISEEELRTIRWKEIALVPQAAQQSLNPTMKIIDHFKDTIQAHGINWNKDELISRASEKIRMVRLNPETVLNAYPMQLSGGMKQRVLIALALLLEPKILILDEPTSALDVLTQAHIIQLLKDLKKKLNITLIFVTHDIAVAAELADNIFVIYGGCLVECSPTFEIFKNPKHPYTKGLINSIMAINADMSKIKAIPGDPPSLLNPPSGCRFHPRCEHVMDICKKVRPPLVQLSSGSKVACHLYEEGGYRR; encoded by the coding sequence ATGAATTGTTTGTTGAAAGTATCTAATCTTAAAGCAATTTATTTGGTAAGAGAGGGTACCATCAAAGCAACAGATGACGTGTCGTTTGAGATTTTTGAGAATACCGCTGCAGCAATTGTTGGAGAGAGTGCGTCGGGTAAAAGTACAATAATTGAAGCAATGACAAGAACTTTACCACCTAATGGAAGAATTCTTTCAGGGACTGTTGAGTATAAAGGGAAGGATCTTTTAAAAATTAGCGAAGAGGAATTGAGAACAATCAGATGGAAAGAAATAGCGCTTGTTCCTCAAGCTGCCCAGCAATCATTAAATCCTACTATGAAAATTATTGACCATTTTAAAGATACAATACAAGCCCATGGGATAAACTGGAATAAGGACGAATTGATTAGTAGAGCCTCTGAAAAGATAAGAATGGTAAGACTCAATCCTGAAACTGTACTTAATGCTTATCCTATGCAGCTTTCAGGTGGTATGAAACAGCGGGTCTTGATAGCACTGGCATTGCTTCTTGAACCTAAAATTCTAATACTTGATGAACCAACTTCTGCTTTGGATGTTTTAACCCAGGCACATATCATTCAGCTGCTAAAAGACCTTAAAAAGAAACTTAATATTACACTTATTTTTGTGACTCACGACATTGCAGTTGCAGCCGAACTTGCTGACAATATTTTTGTAATTTATGGTGGATGTTTGGTGGAATGCAGCCCAACGTTTGAAATTTTCAAAAATCCTAAACATCCTTATACTAAAGGTTTGATAAATTCCATCATGGCAATTAATGCGGATATGTCGAAAATAAAAGCAATCCCTGGCGACCCACCAAGTTTACTTAATCCTCCTTCTGGCTGCAGATTCCATCCGCGATGTGAACATGTAATGGACATTTGCAAAAAGGTCAGACCACCACTTGTGCAACTTTCAAGTGGATCAAAGGTAGCATGCCATTTGTATGAAGAAGGAGGATATAGAAGATGA
- a CDS encoding LacI family DNA-binding transcriptional regulator: protein MEINTKKRRKNVTLEDIARKLNISKNAVSLALANKPGVSEKTRQLVFQTAKELGYKFKEKEEQKGTIALIMTKNIIEDPYFFSAIVYSVENEIRKEGYDFSLYCISSEDEWNIEEILTSSSFEGIIIVSAISENVIKKIEEKKIPTVVIDNLVDSTCIDTVNTDNYRSTKAAIEYLIKQGFKHIGFIGDVNHAISYRERWEGFMAAHEEFDIEIDKKVCKIEGFKDFSKNPEPEIQAFLKNLEKMPQAFFCVSDLSTLLTASVLKEMGFQIPKDVSIVGFDDTELVKHFKPALSMIHIDRNYYGQRAVKQLLERIKCPNKPVEDVRIFCRLNIRKSIRAL from the coding sequence ATGGAGATAAATACAAAAAAGAGAAGAAAAAATGTTACTCTTGAGGATATAGCCAGAAAACTTAATATTTCAAAAAACGCGGTTTCTCTTGCTCTGGCAAACAAGCCAGGTGTCTCTGAAAAGACAAGACAGCTTGTTTTTCAGACTGCAAAAGAGCTTGGCTATAAATTCAAAGAAAAAGAAGAACAAAAAGGGACAATAGCACTTATTATGACAAAAAATATTATTGAAGACCCGTACTTTTTTAGTGCAATAGTTTATTCAGTTGAAAATGAAATTAGGAAAGAAGGTTATGATTTTAGTTTGTATTGCATCTCAAGTGAAGATGAATGGAATATAGAAGAGATTTTAACAAGTTCATCGTTTGAGGGGATTATAATTGTATCTGCCATCAGCGAAAATGTAATCAAAAAAATTGAAGAAAAAAAGATTCCCACAGTTGTAATTGACAATTTAGTAGACAGTACCTGTATAGACACTGTAAACACAGACAATTACAGGTCTACAAAGGCTGCTATAGAATATTTGATAAAGCAGGGATTTAAACATATCGGTTTTATAGGAGACGTTAATCACGCTATTAGTTATAGAGAAAGATGGGAAGGTTTTATGGCTGCTCATGAAGAGTTTGACATTGAGATTGACAAAAAGGTCTGTAAAATTGAAGGGTTTAAAGATTTTAGCAAAAATCCAGAACCGGAGATTCAGGCATTTTTAAAGAACTTGGAAAAAATGCCACAAGCATTTTTTTGCGTAAGTGACCTTTCCACTTTGCTCACAGCAAGTGTGCTGAAAGAAATGGGATTCCAGATTCCAAAAGATGTTAGCATTGTTGGCTTTGATGATACTGAGCTTGTGAAACACTTCAAACCAGCACTTTCAATGATTCACATTGACAGAAATTACTACGGGCAAAGAGCAGTCAAGCAGCTTCTTGAGAGAATAAAATGTCCTAACAAACCGGTTGAAGATGTAAGAATATTTTGCAGATTAAATATAAGAAAATCAATAAGGGCACTTTGA
- a CDS encoding glycoside hydrolase family 130 protein: MFKLRRLVQEPILEPIEENHWESKAVFNAAAVYHNGYIHLFYRACNNTFEALSLPYPDEKYKFISSIGYAKSKDGINFERLSEPVVTGQGVQEAWGVEDPRITYLDGKFYMVYTAFGGISWEDVRISMTYSDDLIHWSSEHQVLLDEPNKDGALHPEKVNGKYMLYHRRPPSIWVAFSEDLKNWHDHKIIMTPRENSWDSQKIGIAGPPILINDGWLLIYHGVDENRVYRLGAALLDRDNPTKVVARQEEPILEPELEWEKNGLVPNVVFSCGQCIVDEVLFVYYGACDTCIGVAAVEVDKIKF; encoded by the coding sequence TTGTTCAAGCTAAGGAGGTTAGTTCAAGAACCTATTTTGGAGCCAATTGAAGAAAACCATTGGGAATCAAAAGCTGTTTTTAATGCTGCAGCTGTTTATCACAATGGCTACATTCACTTGTTTTACAGAGCGTGTAACAATACATTTGAAGCCCTTTCTCTTCCTTATCCTGATGAAAAGTATAAATTCATATCTTCAATAGGATATGCAAAAAGTAAGGATGGAATTAATTTTGAAAGGCTCTCTGAGCCAGTTGTTACAGGCCAAGGCGTTCAGGAAGCGTGGGGTGTGGAAGACCCTCGCATAACCTACCTTGACGGAAAATTTTATATGGTTTATACAGCGTTTGGTGGAATAAGTTGGGAAGATGTAAGAATCTCCATGACATATTCAGATGATTTGATTCACTGGTCAAGCGAACATCAAGTGTTGCTTGATGAACCAAATAAAGATGGGGCTTTACATCCTGAAAAGGTAAATGGAAAGTATATGCTGTATCATAGGAGACCACCATCTATTTGGGTGGCATTTTCAGAAGATTTGAAAAACTGGCATGACCACAAAATTATCATGACTCCTCGGGAGAATAGTTGGGATAGCCAAAAAATTGGGATAGCGGGTCCACCAATTTTGATTAACGATGGTTGGCTTTTGATTTATCATGGCGTGGATGAAAATAGGGTGTATCGCTTAGGCGCAGCTCTTTTGGACAGAGACAATCCCACAAAAGTCGTTGCTCGCCAGGAAGAACCTATATTAGAACCCGAGCTCGAGTGGGAAAAAAATGGGCTTGTGCCAAACGTAGTGTTTAGCTGTGGTCAGTGTATTGTGGATGAGGTTTTGTTTGTATATTACGGAGCTTGCGACACTTGCATTGGTGTTGCAGCAGTTGAGGTTGATAAGATAAAGTTTTAA
- a CDS encoding ABC transporter permease, with translation MKNKRFSNFFYDYIQPILTNKKSLIGLIILSFFILMATIGPLVVPLNMNSNFAERYQKPSLKHPFGTDYFGVDIFQQIVHGSRSVISLTLLASLFAVIIGTIFGVARGYIEGVAGKILDAIITVFLVIPSFPALLILAAIFTNAKLNAVEIALLVAIWLWAPLAKQISAQVLAIKSKEFIEASKMLNMGLGYILFSDIAKLLIPYIFINFVTQIKSAMEFSIGLMFLGLAKFDPTHWGIMLNYALYQAGALYTPKGFHYPFFIILNIVLLIYGGILLAQGIEEVFNPKLRGHE, from the coding sequence ATGAAGAATAAGAGATTTTCAAACTTTTTTTATGACTATATTCAGCCCATTCTTACAAATAAAAAATCTCTCATTGGATTAATAATACTTTCTTTTTTTATTTTAATGGCAACCATAGGACCATTGGTAGTTCCATTGAATATGAATTCTAACTTTGCAGAAAGATACCAAAAACCTTCACTCAAACATCCATTTGGCACAGACTATTTTGGTGTTGATATATTTCAGCAAATTGTCCATGGCTCAAGGTCTGTAATCTCACTTACGTTACTTGCAAGCCTGTTTGCAGTTATTATAGGTACAATTTTTGGTGTTGCACGAGGATATATTGAAGGAGTTGCAGGGAAGATTTTAGATGCGATCATAACTGTATTTTTAGTCATTCCTTCATTTCCTGCACTTTTGATTTTGGCAGCGATATTTACAAATGCTAAATTGAACGCTGTTGAAATTGCTCTGCTGGTTGCTATTTGGTTGTGGGCACCACTGGCAAAACAGATATCAGCTCAGGTGCTTGCCATCAAGTCAAAAGAGTTTATAGAAGCATCAAAAATGCTAAATATGGGGCTTGGTTACATACTATTCAGTGACATCGCAAAGCTGTTAATACCTTATATCTTCATAAATTTTGTAACGCAGATAAAAAGTGCAATGGAATTTTCAATAGGACTGATGTTTTTAGGGCTTGCAAAGTTTGATCCTACCCATTGGGGGATAATGCTAAATTATGCTCTGTACCAGGCAGGGGCATTATATACACCTAAGGGTTTTCATTATCCATTTTTTATAATCCTCAATATTGTCCTACTGATTTATGGAGGAATATTATTGGCCCAAGGAATTGAAGAAGTGTTTAATCCTAAACTTCGGGGGCATGAATAA
- a CDS encoding glycoside hydrolase family 130 protein, translated as MIKLERLSHKPVLGPKKEDYWQRSAVFNAAAIYYRGLIHLLYRATDLPPHEKYGPYISRIGYAVSTDGINFYRFDKPVMEAVCDQERRGIEDPRIVRIDDTFYMTYTGFGNRFEGDYRIMIARSRNLITWERIGVALDEPNKDATLFPQKIKGRYVMFHRRYPNMWLAFSEDLVNWTDHVELVKIRPNTWESSRVGVAGPPIEHKYGYIVIYHAADHKNVYRLGILLLDKKDPTKILSRQSEPILEPELDWEVNGYIPNVVFSCGHVRLGDDLLVYYGGADTVIGVAKLDLKNVKFD; from the coding sequence ATGATAAAACTGGAAAGACTAAGTCATAAACCTGTTTTAGGACCCAAAAAGGAGGACTACTGGCAAAGATCGGCAGTGTTCAATGCAGCAGCTATATATTATCGAGGATTGATACATCTGCTTTATCGTGCAACTGATTTACCACCTCATGAAAAGTATGGTCCATACATCTCAAGGATTGGTTATGCAGTTTCAACAGATGGTATAAATTTCTATAGGTTTGACAAACCCGTAATGGAAGCGGTTTGTGACCAAGAAAGAAGGGGAATTGAAGACCCAAGAATAGTTAGAATAGACGATACTTTTTATATGACATATACTGGGTTTGGGAATAGATTTGAGGGCGATTATAGAATAATGATTGCAAGGTCTCGAAATCTCATTACATGGGAACGAATTGGTGTTGCATTAGATGAACCTAATAAGGATGCTACGCTATTTCCACAAAAGATAAAAGGCAGGTATGTAATGTTTCACAGAAGATACCCGAACATGTGGCTAGCATTTTCAGAAGATTTGGTTAACTGGACAGACCATGTTGAGCTTGTTAAAATAAGGCCAAATACCTGGGAGAGTAGTCGTGTTGGTGTTGCAGGGCCACCCATCGAACATAAATATGGATATATTGTAATTTATCATGCTGCTGACCATAAAAATGTTTATCGCTTAGGTATATTGCTACTTGATAAGAAAGACCCAACAAAAATCTTATCCCGTCAGAGTGAGCCCATACTTGAACCTGAGCTTGATTGGGAAGTAAATGGGTACATACCCAATGTTGTTTTTAGTTGTGGTCATGTGAGACTTGGTGATGATCTGTTAGTATATTATGGAGGAGCTGATACAGTTATAGGTGTTGCAAAATTGGACCTTAAAAATGTAAAATTTGACTAA
- a CDS encoding ABC transporter substrate-binding protein, whose protein sequence is MSVRLKRLLSVLLVVLFLLSVMGVSFAASTSSSSGELRLATDWPYPFHGNPFGPGAIGGAWWFAYEPFAYYIPQTGEYIPRLAESWKIEKGKVTINLRKNGKFSDGKPFTSKDVITTINLIQAMWQWPYEIESVTAPNNYTVVFTLSKDAPQSFVHTILTDGAMAALAPYHVYGKWSNQAKEVADLGKKIFALTSQGKTPDAQLKKDYDKKADQLRKQINAFSPFKTLKRMPVVGSFEPTKITQSEMVLTANKYHWLYSKMKIRKITFRRWSSNEFVWASLISGEIYAAHPNMPKDVVDQLSILNPSLKVKTTSDLSEIALVFNYQKPLFKDINLRKAIAYVLDRSKIRDVAVWQAFTTAPYAHGILKSMESKWITKDTMSKLTKYTTNYKLAEEILKKAGYKKVGNTWQQPNGQPVAFTLSVYGPHNDWVLAAREVVQQLNNFGFKVEMKLIPDGMRDQVMKSGDYEAAIEFGVAWWGYPHPYTGYQRLYQTDVYNITKFPAKDKYATPWGKLSPYDLTEQLRDVAQDKKKSVDVIQKLAYITNEYLPVIPLFEKVLPIYYSDGRKVTGWPAKDDPLWSLAPGGIERVYNLLITTGKLVPKK, encoded by the coding sequence ATGTCTGTTCGTCTCAAAAGGTTATTGTCAGTTCTGCTGGTTGTGTTGTTCTTGTTAAGCGTAATGGGGGTTTCATTTGCAGCTTCTACTTCAAGCTCTTCAGGTGAGCTGCGATTGGCAACAGACTGGCCATATCCATTCCATGGTAATCCTTTCGGCCCGGGAGCAATTGGCGGTGCATGGTGGTTTGCATATGAACCTTTTGCGTATTACATTCCACAAACAGGTGAATATATCCCAAGATTAGCAGAGAGCTGGAAGATTGAAAAAGGCAAAGTTACAATTAACCTCAGAAAAAATGGAAAGTTCAGCGATGGCAAGCCATTTACTTCAAAAGACGTAATAACCACAATCAATCTCATTCAAGCAATGTGGCAGTGGCCATATGAGATTGAATCTGTTACAGCACCGAATAATTACACAGTTGTCTTCACACTTTCAAAAGATGCTCCTCAATCATTTGTTCATACAATCCTTACAGACGGTGCAATGGCAGCTTTGGCTCCATACCATGTCTATGGCAAATGGTCAAATCAGGCAAAAGAGGTGGCTGACTTAGGTAAAAAGATATTTGCACTAACATCTCAAGGCAAAACACCAGATGCTCAGTTAAAGAAAGACTATGATAAGAAAGCAGACCAGCTTAGAAAACAAATTAATGCTTTCTCACCATTCAAGACGCTTAAAAGAATGCCAGTTGTAGGTTCATTTGAACCAACAAAGATAACCCAGTCAGAGATGGTACTTACCGCTAACAAGTATCACTGGTTATATTCAAAGATGAAGATAAGAAAAATTACATTCAGAAGATGGTCTTCTAATGAATTTGTATGGGCATCACTTATTTCAGGAGAGATATACGCTGCACATCCGAATATGCCAAAAGATGTAGTTGACCAGCTGAGTATCCTCAATCCAAGCTTAAAAGTCAAAACTACCTCTGACTTGTCAGAAATAGCATTAGTTTTTAACTATCAAAAACCTCTATTTAAAGATATAAACTTGAGAAAAGCAATTGCATATGTATTAGATAGGTCTAAGATAAGAGATGTAGCTGTATGGCAGGCATTTACAACCGCACCTTATGCTCATGGTATACTGAAGAGCATGGAATCTAAATGGATAACAAAGGATACGATGAGCAAATTAACCAAGTACACAACAAATTATAAATTAGCAGAAGAGATTTTGAAAAAGGCTGGGTATAAGAAAGTAGGCAATACATGGCAGCAACCAAATGGTCAACCAGTTGCATTTACATTATCAGTGTACGGGCCACACAATGATTGGGTTTTAGCAGCAAGAGAAGTTGTTCAACAGCTCAATAATTTTGGGTTCAAAGTTGAAATGAAACTTATTCCAGACGGTATGCGAGACCAAGTTATGAAGAGCGGAGATTATGAAGCAGCTATTGAATTTGGAGTTGCATGGTGGGGTTATCCACATCCATATACAGGATATCAGAGACTGTATCAGACTGATGTATATAACATAACAAAATTCCCAGCAAAAGATAAATACGCAACACCATGGGGTAAGCTTTCTCCATATGATTTGACTGAACAGTTGAGAGATGTTGCCCAGGATAAGAAGAAGTCGGTAGATGTTATACAAAAATTAGCATACATTACCAACGAGTATTTACCTGTAATACCGCTATTTGAAAAGGTTTTGCCAATTTACTATTCAGATGGTAGAAAGGTGACAGGTTGGCCAGCAAAAGATGATCCACTCTGGTCACTTGCTCCTGGTGGAATAGAAAGAGTGTACAATCTTTTAATTACAACAGGTAAACTTGTTCCCAAAAAATAA
- the thiD gene encoding bifunctional hydroxymethylpyrimidine kinase/phosphomethylpyrimidine kinase, whose translation MKNVRKVLVIAGFDPSCGAGIVLDTKVVRSLGEFAASVITCLTVQTTERVYDALPIDPDFFEYQLQKIIEDIEPDSVKIGLLGSEEITRVVLRNIRRYNLKNIVCDPVLKSTSGFEFGKDKFVEFLKSEFLKACSVITPNKTEAEVIFDMKIENFEEDILNSIQQKMNKMGIKSCVLKGGHVDGHLAEDVLITQTKIYRVSAKKKGSTDNIHGTGCAFSSAFATFLAKGYNMYDTLKQTKDFVSNLIYNSIKIGKGRLVLNP comes from the coding sequence ATGAAAAATGTGAGAAAAGTTCTTGTAATTGCTGGATTTGATCCTTCTTGTGGAGCTGGCATTGTGCTTGATACAAAAGTTGTAAGATCACTTGGCGAGTTTGCAGCCTCTGTAATAACCTGCTTGACAGTTCAAACAACTGAGAGGGTCTATGATGCACTTCCCATAGACCCTGATTTTTTTGAGTATCAGCTTCAAAAGATTATTGAGGATATAGAGCCAGATAGCGTCAAGATTGGACTTTTGGGAAGTGAAGAAATAACAAGGGTTGTGCTGAGGAATATAAGAAGGTATAATCTCAAAAATATTGTATGTGACCCAGTTTTGAAATCAACAAGCGGTTTTGAGTTTGGGAAAGATAAGTTTGTCGAGTTTTTGAAAAGCGAATTTTTAAAAGCTTGTAGCGTTATCACACCAAACAAAACCGAGGCAGAAGTCATTTTTGATATGAAAATTGAAAATTTTGAAGAAGATATTTTAAATTCTATTCAACAAAAAATGAATAAGATGGGTATAAAATCATGCGTTTTAAAAGGTGGGCATGTTGATGGCCATCTTGCAGAGGATGTTTTGATAACACAAACTAAAATTTATAGAGTTTCTGCTAAAAAGAAGGGTTCAACAGACAACATTCACGGCACTGGCTGTGCCTTTTCATCTGCGTTTGCTACTTTTCTTGCAAAGGGATATAATATGTATGATACGTTAAAACAAACAAAGGATTTTGTTTCAAACTTGATATACAATTCAATAAAGATAGGAAAGGGAAGACTTGTTTTAAATCCTTAA
- the thiC gene encoding phosphomethylpyrimidine synthase ThiC, with protein sequence MKTQMTYAKEGIFTREMELAIQNEEIDKEEFLQKVAEGKIVIPANKNRKRNKYFAIGDGTYVKINVNIGVSEACPNFDIEVQKLEVAKKFDVESVMDLSSGLDASNFRKYILQNYDFIVGTVPVYQVASRHDDITKVDSKEFIEEIERQAEEGVDFFTIHAGITRRTLERFEKNDRLLKIVSRGGALLYKWMMANGKENPLYEHFDEILKICKKHDVTISLGDSLRPGAVYDATDALQIEELINLGELTKMAWKEDVQVMIEGPGHMRANEIAANMVIQKRLCHGAPFYVLGPLTTDIAAGYDHISGAMGALIAALNGADFLCYVTPAEHLRLPSADDVKEGIVAFKIAAHSANIAKGFKKPLEKDIEMSIARRDLDWQKMISLSIDPQKAREYRSTYPSDTCSMCGRLCAVKNSRDEAVL encoded by the coding sequence ATGAAAACCCAGATGACATATGCAAAAGAAGGAATATTTACACGCGAGATGGAACTTGCAATCCAGAATGAAGAGATAGATAAAGAAGAATTCTTGCAAAAGGTTGCAGAGGGCAAAATTGTCATCCCTGCAAACAAGAACAGGAAAAGAAACAAATACTTTGCAATTGGAGATGGAACATATGTAAAAATCAATGTAAATATTGGTGTGTCTGAAGCATGTCCAAATTTTGATATAGAGGTTCAAAAGCTTGAGGTTGCCAAAAAATTTGATGTTGAATCTGTGATGGATTTGTCAAGCGGGCTTGATGCTTCAAACTTCAGAAAATACATTCTTCAAAACTATGATTTTATAGTAGGAACAGTTCCGGTTTACCAGGTTGCATCAAGGCATGATGACATAACAAAAGTGGACAGCAAAGAGTTTATAGAAGAGATTGAAAGGCAGGCAGAAGAAGGGGTTGACTTTTTTACAATCCATGCAGGAATTACAAGAAGGACTTTAGAGAGGTTTGAAAAAAATGATCGTCTTCTCAAGATTGTCTCAAGAGGCGGTGCACTTTTATATAAATGGATGATGGCAAACGGCAAAGAAAATCCTCTGTATGAGCATTTTGATGAGATTTTGAAGATATGCAAAAAACATGATGTGACAATCAGCCTTGGAGACAGTCTCAGGCCCGGCGCGGTCTATGATGCAACAGACGCACTTCAAATAGAAGAGCTTATAAACCTTGGCGAGCTTACCAAAATGGCCTGGAAAGAAGATGTGCAGGTGATGATAGAAGGGCCAGGGCACATGAGAGCAAATGAGATTGCAGCAAACATGGTAATTCAAAAAAGGCTTTGCCACGGTGCACCGTTTTATGTCTTGGGGCCTCTTACAACAGACATTGCAGCAGGGTATGACCATATCTCAGGTGCGATGGGTGCGCTCATTGCAGCTTTAAATGGAGCAGATTTTCTGTGCTATGTGACACCTGCTGAACACCTGAGACTTCCATCGGCAGATGATGTCAAAGAAGGAATTGTTGCATTCAAGATTGCAGCGCACAGTGCTAATATTGCAAAAGGATTTAAAAAGCCACTTGAAAAAGACATTGAGATGTCAATTGCAAGACGTGACCTTGATTGGCAGAAAATGATAAGCCTTTCGATTGACCCGCAAAAGGCAAGAGAATATAGAAGCACATACCCTTCCGATACATGCTCTATGTGTGGAAGACTGTGTGCTGTAAAAAATTCAAGAGACGAGGCAGTACTGTAA
- a CDS encoding ABC transporter permease, translated as MEGNQLRYIIDRLVYLFIVLIIAISGVFVLVNKMPGDPAYGLAVSIAQQRNMQMDQALEIAHKIMGIDPHESLIVRYFRFISNLFKGNFGYSAFYQTSVNEIIAKSLPWTLFVISLATFVSFMVGIFMGAFAAQKRGTIIDLVISTISSIIQAVPPFVLAVLILFIFAVRLRVLPIGGAYPVDVEPSFSVQFILKVLHHAIGPMFATAIPQMAAWTLAMRGNTSQVMEEDYIRFAQARGLRDSVIANKYIKNNAMLPLVASLAISIGYMLGGHTLVESIFNYPGIGFYFGKAIAVRDFGLLTGLFSLIVIGVIVATFIAEIIYALIDPRVKLK; from the coding sequence ATGGAGGGTAACCAATTGCGATATATTATTGATCGACTTGTTTATCTGTTCATAGTATTGATTATCGCCATAAGCGGGGTTTTTGTCCTGGTAAATAAGATGCCAGGTGACCCCGCTTATGGCCTGGCTGTTTCAATAGCCCAGCAGAGAAATATGCAAATGGACCAAGCACTTGAAATTGCACATAAAATAATGGGAATTGACCCTCACGAGTCGCTGATAGTCAGATATTTCAGATTTATTTCAAATCTATTTAAAGGCAATTTTGGTTATTCAGCATTTTATCAGACAAGTGTAAATGAGATAATTGCTAAATCTCTGCCATGGACCCTATTTGTTATATCACTTGCTACATTTGTAAGTTTCATGGTTGGAATTTTTATGGGGGCTTTTGCTGCACAAAAAAGGGGAACAATAATTGACTTAGTAATTTCGACAATTTCCAGCATAATTCAAGCTGTTCCTCCGTTTGTATTGGCAGTGTTGATTTTGTTTATTTTTGCTGTGAGACTGAGAGTACTTCCCATAGGCGGTGCTTATCCAGTTGATGTTGAACCTTCATTTTCTGTTCAGTTCATTTTAAAAGTTTTGCATCATGCAATTGGTCCAATGTTTGCAACAGCCATTCCTCAGATGGCAGCATGGACACTTGCAATGAGGGGAAATACATCACAGGTAATGGAAGAAGATTATATTAGATTTGCCCAGGCACGTGGTTTGAGAGATTCTGTGATTGCAAATAAGTATATAAAAAACAATGCGATGCTACCGCTGGTTGCCAGCCTTGCAATTTCGATAGGTTATATGTTAGGAGGACATACATTGGTAGAATCTATTTTCAATTATCCTGGGATTGGATTTTATTTTGGAAAAGCAATTGCTGTAAGAGATTTTGGACTTTTGACAGGTTTGTTCTCGTTGATTGTAATTGGTGTTATTGTTGCTACCTTTATAGCCGAGATTATATATGCATTAATTGATCCAAGGGTGAAGTTAAAATGA
- the tgt gene encoding tRNA guanosine(34) transglycosylase Tgt has translation MAIKFELIKKSKKSNARRGRLYTPHGVIETPVFMPVGTQATVKAIMHRDLYEMGTQIILANTYHLYLRPGIDVIKEAGGLHKFMNWQKPILTDSGGFQVFSLSKLRTITDDGVEFRSHIDGSRHFFTPEKVIEIQNILGSDIIMAFDECVPYPCDHEYAKWALERTARWLKRCKTHHKNTENQALFGIVQGSTYKDLRIESAKRTVEEDLPGYAIGGLSVGEPKELMYEMIEVLHPILPEDRPRYLMGVGTPDCLYESVIRGVDMFDCVFATRTARNGTVFTKEGRMIIKNAQYAKDFRPIEEDCDCYTCQNFTRAYLRHLIKTEEILGAILLSIHNVRFLLRFMEKLRKDIEEDRI, from the coding sequence GTGGCGATAAAGTTTGAGCTGATAAAGAAGAGCAAAAAATCCAATGCAAGACGAGGAAGGCTCTACACACCGCATGGAGTTATTGAAACACCGGTTTTCATGCCAGTCGGGACTCAAGCAACAGTCAAGGCAATTATGCACAGGGACCTGTATGAGATGGGAACTCAGATAATTCTGGCAAACACGTACCATTTGTATCTTCGACCTGGAATAGATGTCATAAAAGAAGCAGGCGGGCTTCACAAGTTCATGAACTGGCAAAAACCAATTTTAACCGACAGTGGCGGGTTTCAGGTGTTTTCTCTCAGCAAGCTTCGAACAATTACAGACGATGGCGTTGAGTTCAGGTCACACATAGATGGTTCCCGCCACTTTTTCACACCTGAAAAAGTAATTGAGATTCAGAATATCCTTGGTTCAGATATAATAATGGCATTTGACGAGTGTGTACCATACCCTTGTGACCATGAGTATGCAAAGTGGGCTTTAGAAAGAACAGCAAGATGGCTCAAAAGGTGCAAAACTCATCACAAAAACACAGAAAATCAGGCTCTGTTTGGGATAGTACAAGGCTCAACTTACAAGGACTTGAGGATAGAGAGTGCAAAGCGCACAGTTGAAGAAGACCTTCCAGGCTATGCGATAGGCGGGCTTTCTGTCGGCGAGCCAAAAGAGCTCATGTATGAGATGATAGAGGTGCTTCACCCAATCCTGCCAGAGGACAGGCCACGATACCTCATGGGTGTTGGAACACCAGACTGCTTGTATGAATCTGTCATTCGCGGTGTTGACATGTTCGACTGTGTATTTGCAACGCGAACTGCTCGAAATGGAACAGTTTTCACAAAAGAAGGCAGGATGATTATAAAAAATGCTCAGTATGCAAAGGACTTCAGACCCATTGAAGAGGACTGTGACTGTTACACATGCCAAAACTTTACCCGCGCTTACTTGAGGCACTTGATTAAAACTGAGGAAATCCTTGGTGCAATCCTTCTTTCCATCCACAATGTAAGATTTTTGCTAAGGTTCATGGAAAAGCTCAGAAAGGATATTGAAGAGGATAGGATATAA